A genomic stretch from Candidatus Nitrososphaera gargensis Ga9.2 includes:
- the thiC gene encoding phosphomethylpyrimidine synthase ThiC: MPTQMGSARRGIATEEMIDVAKQEDIDVSVIVQRVANGSIIIPRNNARKQKIKVTGIGKGLRTKVNVNIGTSTLHQNLDEEVSKAKVAVKYGADTIMDLSDGGNLNLIRQTLLEAAPITFGTVPVYQAYCHGVEKYKNPLNITEDDFLNAFEKNAKDGVDYTTIHSGITKELAKRMLEERRHGGIVSKGGTITAAWMLKYDKENPYYEHFDYLCEIARKYDVTFSLGDALRPGSILDSHDELQVAEMINVARLAKRAHDKDVQVMIEGPGHVPLNEVAANVRLAKSLIGDIPYYVLGPLVTDVAAGYDHIASAIGAAVSAAEGVDLLCYLTPAEHLGLPTAEEVKEGLIAYRIAAHAGDLVKIRDKAIKWDRDITEARRTLNWEKQIALSINPEEAARIHYRSSGQHEGNNVPCTMCGSAYVYIMLPQRRKPKDKDKDNTQAKVK; this comes from the coding sequence ATGCCTACCCAAATGGGTTCTGCAAGGCGTGGGATCGCTACAGAGGAGATGATTGATGTTGCAAAACAAGAAGATATTGATGTAAGTGTAATAGTTCAGAGGGTTGCAAACGGCTCTATCATTATCCCAAGGAATAATGCAAGAAAGCAGAAGATCAAAGTTACAGGAATTGGCAAGGGCCTTCGTACAAAGGTCAATGTCAATATCGGGACATCTACATTACACCAGAACCTAGACGAGGAGGTCTCAAAGGCCAAAGTTGCCGTAAAGTATGGCGCTGACACTATCATGGATTTGTCTGATGGCGGCAATCTCAACCTTATCCGTCAGACATTGCTAGAAGCTGCGCCGATAACTTTTGGCACTGTGCCAGTTTATCAGGCATACTGTCATGGAGTTGAAAAGTACAAAAATCCCCTCAATATTACAGAGGATGACTTTCTAAATGCGTTTGAAAAGAATGCAAAAGATGGTGTTGACTATACAACAATTCATTCAGGCATCACAAAAGAACTGGCAAAGCGTATGCTAGAAGAGCGGAGGCATGGCGGCATTGTATCAAAAGGAGGAACAATAACAGCCGCTTGGATGCTCAAATACGATAAAGAGAACCCATACTATGAGCACTTTGATTATCTGTGCGAAATTGCAAGGAAATACGATGTTACATTCAGTCTGGGTGACGCGTTGAGACCTGGCTCTATACTGGATTCGCATGATGAATTGCAAGTTGCAGAGATGATAAACGTAGCAAGGCTGGCAAAGCGTGCTCATGACAAAGATGTCCAAGTAATGATCGAGGGTCCGGGACATGTACCTCTAAATGAAGTTGCTGCAAACGTGAGATTGGCGAAATCTCTGATTGGCGATATCCCATACTATGTGTTGGGCCCGCTAGTCACAGACGTTGCGGCTGGATACGACCATATCGCAAGCGCCATAGGCGCAGCTGTTTCAGCAGCTGAAGGCGTTGACCTGCTGTGCTATTTGACGCCAGCAGAACACTTGGGGCTGCCAACGGCTGAAGAGGTGAAAGAGGGATTGATTGCCTACAGAATAGCTGCACACGCTGGCGATTTGGTAAAGATAAGAGACAAGGCAATCAAGTGGGACAGAGATATCACTGAAGCTAGGCGCACGTTGAACTGGGAGAAGCAGATAGCGCTATCAATCAACCCAGAAGAAGCGGCAAGAATTCACTATAGAAGCTCCGGGCAGCATGAGGGCAATAATGTTCCATGTACCATGTGTGGCTCTGCCTATGTATATATAATGCTGCCGCAGCGGAGGAAGCCGAAGGATAAGGATAAGGATAACACACAAGCAAAAGTCAAATAA
- a CDS encoding dodecin family protein yields the protein MATTREEPETTSSRVATVIEIIGTSNEGWEAAA from the coding sequence ATGGCAACAACAAGAGAGGAGCCAGAAACGACATCATCTCGAGTCGCTACAGTTATAGAAATAATTGGCACGTCAAATGAAGGCTGGGAGGCTGCAGCTTGA
- a CDS encoding TIM barrel protein, translating to MSNGIRLATSQYRSVFVGADLEITAQVRIVTSVAPYVTAANALQAIKLAHEDGFSGVELNEDHLHQLVQVKPNCLRLMRTYSADKHMINSLHKTLHRPSIDSPDQSERKRAVEYTIKTLDYMEVAGIYRMVLHSFSDLPAFFCLKGECANKAGYFVGCNAVKIYGIFAPVLKAYRQTRKKEFQENFVHSLSEIAKYAADRNVDGKPIEIVLEEHYSDAIDYDSVPYGRGNFANVIRGIDTAHQLIRTGRNTDLSEINELIHFHAVDTNGVIDDHRTIGRGKVNFENSLSTAIGKNLTDTIVLEDGTRNSALKSKEVLISMIRRISTTVSSRSV from the coding sequence TTGTCTAATGGTATCCGTCTTGCCACTTCGCAGTACCGATCAGTATTCGTGGGGGCTGATTTAGAAATCACCGCACAGGTCAGGATTGTTACTTCGGTGGCTCCATACGTGACTGCTGCCAATGCGCTGCAGGCCATCAAGCTGGCACATGAAGACGGATTTTCAGGGGTAGAGCTAAATGAGGATCACCTCCATCAGCTGGTGCAGGTCAAGCCAAACTGCCTCAGGCTGATGAGAACCTACAGTGCGGACAAGCACATGATAAACTCTCTCCACAAGACGCTCCACCGGCCAAGCATCGATTCGCCAGACCAGAGTGAAAGAAAACGCGCAGTAGAGTATACCATTAAAACGCTCGACTACATGGAGGTTGCCGGCATCTATAGGATGGTGCTGCACAGTTTCAGCGACTTGCCCGCATTCTTTTGCCTGAAGGGTGAGTGTGCCAACAAGGCAGGATACTTTGTGGGCTGTAACGCGGTGAAAATCTATGGAATTTTTGCTCCCGTTCTAAAGGCTTATCGCCAAACAAGAAAAAAGGAGTTTCAGGAAAACTTCGTGCATTCGCTTTCAGAAATCGCAAAATACGCCGCTGACAGGAATGTTGATGGCAAGCCCATCGAAATTGTACTTGAAGAGCATTATTCCGATGCCATTGATTACGACAGCGTCCCCTATGGGAGAGGAAATTTCGCCAACGTGATTAGAGGTATTGATACTGCACATCAGCTGATAAGAACCGGTCGCAACACTGACCTATCGGAGATAAATGAACTGATCCACTTCCATGCAGTCGATACAAACGGCGTGATAGACGACCACAGGACGATAGGTAGGGGGAAGGTAAATTTTGAGAATAGCTTGTCCACTGCCATTGGGAAAAATCTGACAGACACTATTGTGCTGGAAGATGGCACAAGGAATAGCGCGCTAAAATCCAAAGAAGTGCTGATATCAATGATAAGACGCATCAGCACTACAGTTAGCTCGCGCAGTGTCTAA
- a CDS encoding aldo/keto reductase: protein MKNGRVNILDVTCQLTTKLVRFMTQWIEKGCMEHYKLAPNLKICRILNGMWQAAGAHGRINPQAALEEMARYHRAGFTTWDLADIYGPAEDFIGDFMRSLPQQEQENVQALTKWVPEPQRITRQMAQSSIERSLRRMNMTSLDLVQFHWWDYNNPYYMDALKYLSDLHDEGKIRNVGLTNFDTERMQIMKDAGLKLVSNQVQYSIVDRRPEVKMAQFCRDNNASLLAYGTICGGLMSERYLGKPEPYDLDTASLKKYKRMIDAWGGWQLFQELLSTLHAIAQKHGVSIANVATRYILDKPAVAGVIIGARLGIANHRDDNARVFNFRMDKDDNSSIEDVCKKSNDLFEMIGDCGDEYR, encoded by the coding sequence TTGAAAAATGGCAGGGTCAACATTTTGGATGTCACGTGTCAGCTTACAACAAAATTGGTAAGGTTTATGACGCAATGGATCGAGAAAGGTTGCATGGAGCACTACAAGCTGGCGCCGAACTTGAAGATCTGCAGGATTCTCAACGGCATGTGGCAGGCCGCCGGAGCCCACGGGCGTATCAACCCGCAGGCAGCGCTGGAAGAGATGGCCAGATACCACCGTGCCGGCTTTACCACGTGGGACCTTGCGGACATTTATGGGCCGGCAGAGGACTTTATCGGCGATTTTATGCGCAGTCTGCCACAGCAGGAGCAGGAAAACGTCCAGGCGCTGACAAAGTGGGTGCCAGAGCCGCAAAGGATTACCCGGCAGATGGCCCAGTCAAGCATTGAAAGGTCGCTCCGCCGTATGAATATGACATCCCTTGATCTGGTGCAGTTCCACTGGTGGGACTACAACAACCCGTACTACATGGATGCTCTGAAGTACCTGTCGGACCTCCATGATGAGGGCAAGATCAGGAACGTCGGCCTTACCAACTTTGACACCGAGCGCATGCAGATAATGAAGGACGCTGGGCTAAAATTGGTGTCAAATCAGGTGCAGTATTCTATAGTTGACCGCAGGCCGGAGGTAAAGATGGCGCAGTTTTGCCGCGACAATAATGCCAGCCTGCTTGCGTACGGCACGATCTGCGGCGGCCTGATGTCCGAGCGCTACCTTGGCAAGCCTGAACCATATGATCTCGACACTGCCAGCCTGAAAAAGTACAAGCGCATGATAGACGCATGGGGCGGCTGGCAATTGTTTCAGGAATTGCTGTCGACCCTCCACGCCATAGCGCAAAAGCACGGCGTAAGCATTGCAAACGTGGCGACGCGCTATATCCTTGACAAGCCAGCTGTGGCAGGCGTGATAATTGGTGCCCGGCTTGGGATAGCGAACCACAGGGATGACAACGCACGCGTATTCAACTTTCGGATGGACAAGGATGACAACAGTAGCATTGAAGATGTATGCAAAAAATCAAACGATCTGTTTGAGATGATCGGCGACTGCGGCGACGAATATAGATAA
- a CDS encoding RNA methyltransferase has product MVIAVALVEPQYHVNVGHVARLMENFGLKRLYFIKPHFDRVEALKYSTHGKDVLETAKTATLKQLRKKFDILIGTTAIPATSRLNVLREATGAEQIAKIIHSGDGKNFCIVLGRESSGLNNEELAMCDLVVIIDTKTKYRTMNIAHALAIMLYEISKLKPELPVKKSKKKIDLASQQDIDLLLHYVGKVADAGNYDAHKKPLLEAAVKKMLAKSVPTTKDVMLMVSLLRRSLLAIERRKRRAEHA; this is encoded by the coding sequence GTGGTCATAGCCGTCGCGCTGGTAGAGCCCCAGTACCACGTCAACGTGGGCCACGTTGCCAGGCTGATGGAGAATTTCGGCCTCAAGAGACTCTATTTTATCAAGCCGCATTTTGACAGGGTGGAGGCGCTGAAATATTCAACGCACGGCAAGGACGTGCTTGAAACTGCAAAAACTGCGACCCTCAAGCAATTGAGGAAAAAGTTTGACATCCTCATTGGGACGACTGCAATCCCGGCGACGAGCAGGCTGAATGTCCTGCGGGAGGCGACAGGTGCCGAGCAGATAGCCAAGATAATCCACAGCGGGGACGGCAAGAACTTTTGCATCGTGCTTGGCAGAGAGTCGTCAGGGCTCAACAACGAAGAGCTTGCCATGTGCGACCTTGTAGTCATAATCGACACAAAGACAAAGTACAGGACCATGAACATAGCTCACGCGCTTGCGATAATGCTCTACGAAATTTCAAAATTAAAGCCGGAACTGCCTGTGAAAAAGAGCAAGAAAAAGATCGACCTAGCATCGCAGCAGGACATCGACCTCTTGCTGCATTATGTCGGCAAGGTGGCAGACGCCGGCAACTATGACGCGCACAAAAAGCCGCTGCTAGAAGCGGCGGTCAAAAAGATGCTTGCAAAGAGCGTGCCCACGACAAAGGACGTGATGCTTATGGTGTCGCTTTTGAGGCGGAGTCTGCTTGCTATTGAAAGGAGGAAAAGACGTGCAGAGCATGCTTGA
- a CDS encoding DUF1326 domain-containing protein: MKKTKWQMRAYYLDSCNCDWGCPCQFNARPTHGNCDSVIRIHIIKGNYGSIEFARLNMAWIGSWPGPIHEGHGKISYYIDERASDDQFEALSKIITGGASGGPFAVYGSSADTVQEPRRAKIAFQARSTAQ, from the coding sequence ATGAAAAAGACAAAGTGGCAGATGCGTGCCTACTATCTCGATAGCTGCAACTGCGACTGGGGCTGCCCATGCCAGTTCAATGCTAGACCGACACATGGCAACTGCGACTCGGTCATTAGGATTCACATCATAAAGGGCAACTATGGCAGCATCGAATTTGCAAGGCTAAACATGGCATGGATAGGTTCGTGGCCCGGTCCAATACATGAAGGTCACGGCAAGATTTCATACTATATCGACGAGCGCGCAAGCGATGATCAGTTTGAAGCGTTGTCAAAGATAATCACTGGCGGCGCAAGTGGCGGCCCTTTTGCAGTTTACGGCAGCTCGGCAGACACCGTTCAGGAGCCGCGCCGGGCGAAAATAGCATTTCAGGCAAGATCCACCGCGCAATAA